In Vibrio lentus, a single genomic region encodes these proteins:
- a CDS encoding nucleoside triphosphate pyrophosphohydrolase family protein — protein MNLSQLSQEIYDHLYRDIEEFRNTFDLPVAAPETMDEKGDTLHTSLAIEELTELAEADSKIEQADAIVDSVYVLMGRLVHLGQAKVEDNLAISYLIDLLLNVSKNRSIDFLPCWDEVHSSNMSKVCRNETEYAETEAFYAEQNIKLMAVQKGEYIIAKCAEDFVSEGKTIRQGKVLKSVHYRPANLEPLTA, from the coding sequence ATGAACCTTTCTCAACTAAGCCAAGAAATCTACGATCACCTTTACCGCGACATTGAAGAGTTCCGCAATACTTTTGATCTGCCTGTTGCTGCTCCTGAAACAATGGACGAAAAAGGCGATACGCTACACACCTCTCTAGCGATCGAAGAACTAACAGAACTTGCAGAAGCTGACTCAAAAATCGAACAAGCGGACGCTATTGTAGACAGCGTTTATGTTTTGATGGGACGTTTGGTTCACCTTGGCCAAGCGAAGGTTGAAGACAACCTAGCAATTAGCTACTTAATCGACCTGCTGCTGAATGTTTCTAAAAACCGTTCAATCGACTTTCTACCTTGTTGGGACGAAGTACACTCAAGCAACATGAGCAAAGTGTGTCGTAACGAAACAGAATACGCAGAAACTGAAGCTTTCTATGCTGAGCAGAACATCAAACTGATGGCGGTTCAAAAAGGCGAATACATCATCGCTAAGTGTGCGGAAGATTTCGTTTCTGAAGGCAAGACAATTCGCCAAGGTAAAGTACTAAAATCAGTACACTACCGCCCTGCGAACCTTGAGCCTCTAACGGCTTAA
- the cydB gene encoding cytochrome d ubiquinol oxidase subunit II, translating into MFEYDTLRIIWWVLIGVLLIGFMSTDGFDMGVGALLPFIGKTNSERRVMINSIAPHWDGNQVWLITAGGALFAAWPLVYATSFSSLYVAMYLALISLWLRPLALEYRAKIDNDQWRKVCDLAISFSGFFPPILFGVAFGNLMQGLPFSLNSLLMVEYHGSFVDLLNPFALLCGFVGLLMALLQGSAWLMMKTTDALYNKARLMAQVSAVFAASLMVLGGLAISQIDGYLIASELNHSAVSNPLNKQAIVETGAWLTNFEMYPWMWFAPIGSVLIPLLALISARLKWDAIAFISSSLTNACIILTAGFAMFPFIIPSSVNPSHSLTLWDSTSSELTLNIMTGVAFVMVPIILCYTAFSYRTMFGRLDNEYVERNGDSLY; encoded by the coding sequence ATGTTTGAATATGACACATTGCGTATAATTTGGTGGGTTCTGATTGGTGTGTTGCTGATTGGATTTATGAGCACTGATGGCTTTGATATGGGAGTAGGAGCGTTGTTACCGTTTATCGGTAAAACCAACTCTGAAAGACGAGTGATGATTAACTCCATTGCACCCCATTGGGACGGCAACCAGGTGTGGTTAATTACCGCAGGTGGCGCTTTGTTTGCAGCTTGGCCGTTAGTGTATGCGACATCGTTTTCAAGCTTATATGTTGCTATGTACTTGGCTCTTATCTCATTGTGGCTGCGTCCTCTTGCACTTGAGTACCGAGCCAAGATAGACAACGACCAATGGCGAAAAGTGTGTGATTTGGCAATTTCATTTTCAGGCTTCTTCCCGCCGATTTTATTTGGTGTCGCGTTTGGCAACTTGATGCAAGGGCTTCCGTTCTCGCTCAATAGCTTGCTTATGGTTGAGTACCACGGATCGTTTGTTGATTTGCTTAATCCGTTTGCTCTGTTGTGTGGCTTCGTTGGGTTATTGATGGCGTTGTTGCAAGGTAGTGCTTGGCTGATGATGAAAACGACAGATGCGCTATACAACAAGGCAAGATTGATGGCGCAGGTAAGTGCAGTGTTTGCGGCTAGTCTCATGGTGCTAGGTGGTTTAGCGATAAGCCAAATTGATGGTTATTTGATTGCCAGTGAGTTGAACCATAGCGCTGTTTCGAATCCATTAAATAAACAAGCAATAGTAGAAACTGGTGCTTGGTTAACTAACTTCGAGATGTACCCTTGGATGTGGTTTGCGCCAATTGGCAGTGTGCTTATTCCGCTATTAGCTTTGATCAGCGCAAGGTTGAAATGGGATGCGATTGCTTTTATTAGTTCAAGCCTGACTAACGCTTGCATCATCTTAACGGCTGGTTTTGCGATGTTCCCATTCATTATTCCGTCTAGCGTTAATCCAAGCCATAGCCTAACTCTGTGGGATTCAACCTCCAGTGAACTGACCTTGAACATCATGACAGGCGTAGCATTCGTGATGGTGCCAATCATCCTGTGTTACACCGCTTTTAGTTATCGCACAATGTTTGGACGACTCGATAACGAGTATGTCGAACGTAATGGCGATTCACTGTATTAA
- a CDS encoding cytochrome ubiquinol oxidase subunit I translates to MFDVVELSRLQFALTAMFHFLFVPLTIGMSCLLAIMESIYVLTGKQIYQDMTRFWGKLFGINFALGVTTGLTMEFQFGTNWSYYSHYVGDIFGAPLAIEALVAFFLESTFVGLFFFGWERLSKGQHLVVTWLVALGSSFSALWILVANGWMQNPIGSEFNYQTMRMEMTSFAEVVLNPVAQVKFLHTVASAYTCGAMFILGVSSYYLLKGRDVAFAKRSFAVAASFGIASIISVIVLGDESGYELGDVQKVKLAAIEAEWRTEPAPAAFTLFGLPNQEEGKTDFAVKIPYVMGIIATRSLDEQVTGLHDLRDQHLVRIRNGIIAYELLERLRSGDTSHETEQAFDQTKHDLGYGLLLKRYTDTVTDATEQQIQQAADDSIPTVWPLFWSFRIMVGCGFIMLFVFGAAFLQTYRKNITQKPWLLKAALWSIPLPWVAIEAGWFVAEYGRQPWAVGEILPVTVAASSQTVENLLTSLALIISLYTVFIIVESYLMITVAKKGPSSLKTGRYHYEQTTTSLEAKLAQQVQQ, encoded by the coding sequence ATGTTTGATGTAGTTGAATTGTCGCGTTTACAGTTTGCGCTAACCGCTATGTTTCACTTTCTCTTCGTCCCGTTAACTATTGGTATGTCTTGCTTACTGGCGATCATGGAGTCGATCTATGTGCTTACCGGTAAGCAAATCTATCAGGACATGACTCGCTTTTGGGGCAAACTTTTTGGTATTAACTTCGCTTTAGGTGTCACGACCGGATTAACCATGGAGTTCCAGTTCGGCACCAACTGGTCTTATTATTCTCACTATGTCGGCGACATCTTTGGTGCTCCTCTTGCTATCGAAGCCCTTGTTGCATTCTTCCTAGAATCCACCTTTGTTGGACTGTTCTTCTTCGGTTGGGAAAGACTGTCCAAAGGCCAACACCTTGTCGTGACTTGGTTGGTGGCGTTGGGCTCTAGCTTCTCTGCATTATGGATTCTGGTTGCTAACGGTTGGATGCAAAACCCGATTGGGTCGGAGTTCAATTACCAAACCATGCGTATGGAAATGACTAGCTTCGCCGAAGTGGTGCTCAACCCGGTTGCTCAAGTTAAGTTCTTGCACACAGTCGCTTCAGCTTATACCTGCGGTGCGATGTTTATCCTTGGCGTGAGTTCTTACTACTTGCTTAAAGGTCGTGACGTTGCTTTTGCAAAACGTTCGTTTGCTGTCGCAGCTTCGTTTGGCATTGCTTCTATAATATCGGTGATCGTATTAGGTGATGAGTCGGGCTATGAACTGGGTGACGTCCAAAAAGTGAAACTTGCGGCAATTGAAGCGGAATGGCGCACCGAACCGGCACCTGCGGCGTTTACTTTGTTTGGATTACCAAATCAAGAAGAAGGCAAAACTGACTTTGCTGTGAAAATTCCCTATGTGATGGGGATTATTGCAACGCGATCTTTGGACGAGCAAGTGACGGGACTTCATGATCTGCGTGATCAACATTTAGTGCGTATTCGAAACGGTATTATTGCTTATGAATTGCTAGAGCGTTTGCGATCTGGCGATACCTCACATGAGACAGAGCAAGCTTTCGATCAAACCAAGCACGACCTTGGCTACGGCTTATTGCTCAAGCGATACACAGACACCGTGACTGACGCAACTGAACAACAAATCCAACAAGCAGCCGATGATTCAATCCCAACTGTGTGGCCTCTGTTCTGGTCATTCAGAATCATGGTGGGTTGTGGCTTCATTATGTTGTTTGTCTTTGGTGCGGCCTTCCTGCAAACCTACCGTAAAAACATTACGCAAAAGCCTTGGTTATTGAAGGCGGCACTTTGGTCAATTCCATTACCTTGGGTGGCAATTGAAGCAGGTTGGTTTGTTGCGGAGTATGGTCGTCAGCCATGGGCGGTGGGTGAAATCCTTCCTGTGACGGTCGCAGCCTCTTCGCAAACTGTTGAGAATCTACTTACGTCTCTCGCACTAATTATCAGCCTCTATACCGTCTTCATCATTGTTGAAAGTTACTTGATGATTACCGTTGCTAAAAAAGGCCCAAGCAGTTTAAAAACGGGTCGCTATCACTATGAACAAACAACAACATCACTTGAAGCCAAATTGGCACAACAAGTTCAACAATAA
- a CDS encoding lytic polysaccharide monooxygenase, whose product MLSSVPSVANAHGWSEFPSARQNTCYEQGGVWSGTPPNAACAQAKDISGSYPFVQRNEYAKNIQDFNNINAVKAAIPDGTLCYANDSQKRGMGAPHTGWTRTELNTGTFEYVFNATAPHNPSFWEFYLTKPNADLSKGLAWGDLDLIQEVGNVPVSGGKYRINVTIPSERSGDAILYVRWQRDDAAGEGFYNCSDITIAGGTTPPPDPTPQPDLVRGDLFVSDQFGTPEIGETVKYDIINKYGEVARSFDIVIDASNVNDWARLLASEVNGWHEEFKDGAIFIGDWHAEMQHYMYFQNDPSRNFFNSKDSRASGQLTLIDGGDGGVEPLKGDIYELVKSDNVVNAGDKVVIATSEAATLTQTQGSAVSIQNNGTASVVVDTTGIVANETLSFMASSIESDSVETFTFEVIADDGGVTPDPDPTPDPDPTPDPDQGSWDSSATYLGGEVVTYSNQSWKAQWWVQGGTNPKATYENDQWGVWRPAN is encoded by the coding sequence ATGCTATCCAGCGTGCCATCAGTGGCAAACGCTCATGGCTGGTCTGAATTTCCAAGCGCACGTCAGAATACGTGTTACGAGCAGGGCGGAGTTTGGTCAGGTACGCCACCAAATGCGGCGTGTGCTCAAGCAAAAGATATTTCAGGCTCATATCCTTTCGTTCAACGCAACGAGTATGCGAAAAACATCCAAGATTTCAACAACATCAATGCTGTAAAGGCTGCGATTCCAGACGGCACTTTGTGTTATGCCAATGATTCGCAAAAACGCGGCATGGGTGCACCTCATACAGGCTGGACTCGCACCGAGCTAAATACTGGTACATTTGAATATGTATTCAATGCGACTGCACCACACAACCCGTCATTCTGGGAGTTCTACCTAACCAAACCAAACGCCGACCTGAGCAAAGGCCTAGCGTGGGGTGATTTAGATCTTATCCAAGAAGTTGGGAATGTTCCTGTAAGTGGTGGCAAATACCGTATCAACGTAACGATTCCTTCAGAGCGATCTGGCGACGCAATTCTATATGTACGTTGGCAACGTGACGATGCCGCGGGTGAAGGTTTCTACAACTGTTCTGACATCACTATCGCGGGGGGAACAACTCCTCCACCAGATCCTACACCTCAACCTGATCTAGTTCGTGGCGACCTGTTTGTTTCTGACCAGTTTGGTACGCCAGAAATTGGTGAGACGGTTAAATACGACATCATCAACAAGTACGGTGAAGTAGCGCGTAGCTTCGACATCGTTATCGACGCTTCAAACGTTAACGATTGGGCTCGTTTGTTGGCTTCAGAAGTTAACGGCTGGCATGAAGAGTTCAAAGATGGCGCGATCTTCATTGGTGACTGGCACGCTGAAATGCAGCACTACATGTATTTCCAAAACGATCCTTCACGTAACTTCTTCAACTCAAAAGATAGCCGTGCTTCTGGTCAGTTAACGCTGATTGATGGTGGCGACGGTGGTGTTGAACCATTGAAAGGCGACATCTACGAGCTAGTGAAGAGTGACAACGTAGTGAATGCTGGCGACAAAGTTGTGATTGCAACAAGTGAAGCGGCGACATTAACTCAAACTCAAGGTTCTGCGGTAAGCATCCAAAATAACGGTACTGCGTCAGTTGTCGTAGATACGACTGGTATTGTAGCTAATGAAACCTTGTCATTCATGGCTAGTTCTATTGAAAGTGATAGTGTTGAAACCTTCACGTTCGAAGTGATTGCCGATGACGGTGGCGTGACACCAGACCCAGATCCAACGCCGGATCCTGATCCGACTCCAGACCCAGACCAAGGCTCGTGGGATTCATCAGCGACTTACCTAGGCGGTGAAGTAGTGACGTATTCAAACCAGTCGTGGAAAGCACAATGGTGGGTTCAAGGTGGTACAAACCCTAAAGCGACCTACGAAAATGATCAGTGGGGCGTTTGGCGTCCAGCTAACTAG
- a CDS encoding PLP-dependent aminotransferase family protein translates to MKKSQILANTIKNQIEQNIWLSGEKIPSIRDACKRYKLSIETVLQAYQQLEDQGYVRSKPKSGYFVLPHRNVFTSEYTQQKAIKPYPVKISDLLYDVLQRAKDPSIIPLSSAFPDPALFPHQALSRSLANASRQMPDNSMLTNLPPGSETLRRQIAQRYQAGGLDVLPDDIVITSGAMEALNLCLQSCTEPGDLVAIEYPAFYGVLQTIERLNLTAVEIPTDPETGIDLDVLESVFASMDIKACWFMTESQNPVGYSMSDNNKQRLAELVNDHKIPMIEDDVYRELHVGNQSSLPAKAYDTGEQIMLCGSFSKSLSPGFRIGWVVARKQALKIQRLQHLSTLSSSIPIQLGLSHYLTFYSYDNHLKKLRKLLNERKKAHIALLESSLPKSALIHKSQGGYFLWVELPHSVCVEKLYEQALEHNISVAPGIIFSSDKKFSHHIRLNSSYACDDKIAEAIRTLGGLIQAMESQA, encoded by the coding sequence ATGAAAAAATCTCAGATACTCGCCAATACAATCAAGAATCAGATAGAACAAAACATCTGGCTGAGTGGTGAGAAGATCCCATCAATTAGAGACGCGTGTAAGCGCTATAAACTCAGTATCGAGACGGTACTGCAAGCCTATCAACAGCTTGAAGACCAAGGCTATGTGCGTTCAAAGCCTAAGTCTGGCTATTTCGTGTTACCGCATAGAAATGTATTCACCTCAGAATACACGCAACAAAAAGCCATCAAGCCGTATCCCGTTAAAATCAGTGACCTGCTTTACGATGTGCTTCAACGAGCCAAAGACCCTAGCATCATTCCACTTAGCTCGGCATTTCCAGATCCTGCTTTGTTTCCGCATCAAGCGTTGTCGCGCAGTTTAGCCAATGCAAGTCGTCAAATGCCCGATAACAGCATGCTTACTAATCTGCCACCGGGCAGTGAAACGTTACGCAGGCAAATCGCTCAGCGCTATCAAGCTGGTGGGCTAGATGTATTGCCCGACGATATTGTGATCACGTCTGGGGCAATGGAAGCACTTAACTTATGCCTGCAATCCTGTACCGAACCGGGTGACTTGGTCGCGATAGAGTACCCTGCGTTTTACGGTGTGTTACAGACCATTGAAAGGCTTAATCTTACCGCTGTTGAGATCCCGACCGACCCTGAAACCGGTATCGATTTAGATGTATTGGAGTCGGTGTTTGCTTCAATGGACATCAAAGCATGTTGGTTCATGACAGAATCGCAAAACCCTGTTGGCTATTCGATGAGTGATAACAACAAACAGCGACTCGCCGAGTTAGTGAATGACCATAAGATCCCAATGATTGAAGACGATGTGTATCGTGAGCTTCACGTTGGAAACCAAAGTTCATTGCCAGCCAAAGCTTATGACACTGGCGAGCAAATCATGCTGTGTGGTTCGTTTTCCAAATCACTGTCGCCGGGCTTTCGAATTGGTTGGGTAGTTGCAAGGAAACAAGCGTTAAAGATTCAGAGATTGCAGCATCTATCGACACTCTCCAGCAGTATTCCGATTCAGCTTGGCTTGTCTCACTACCTGACGTTTTATAGCTATGACAACCACCTTAAAAAGCTTCGCAAACTGCTGAATGAAAGGAAGAAGGCGCATATAGCACTTCTAGAGTCCAGTTTGCCTAAGAGTGCTCTGATTCATAAAAGCCAAGGTGGTTACTTCCTTTGGGTAGAGTTGCCTCATTCTGTTTGTGTAGAGAAGCTTTATGAGCAAGCACTTGAACACAACATCTCTGTTGCGCCGGGAATTATATTCAGCAGCGACAAAAAGTTCTCTCATCATATTCGTCTCAACTCTTCGTACGCTTGTGACGACAAAATAGCAGAAGCCATTCGTACGCTAGGTGGTTTGATTCAGGCGATGGAATCACAAGCCTAA
- a CDS encoding DUF6559 family protein, which produces MFRYIQRRRIKKVIKLLSAKMVQSYGSRDFFSIGQVETSSRELSKRQQQIALALFADPKDLDVELVPIIQLLRNDVSNDFFGGENYTARDVLNLLGGGGWKGGRMDDDMSHRMGMHSRY; this is translated from the coding sequence ATGTTTAGATACATCCAAAGGCGAAGAATCAAAAAGGTGATTAAGTTACTGTCTGCAAAGATGGTACAAAGTTACGGGAGTCGTGATTTTTTCTCGATCGGTCAAGTCGAAACAAGTTCTCGTGAGTTGAGTAAACGCCAACAACAGATTGCTTTAGCCTTGTTTGCGGATCCGAAAGATTTAGATGTTGAATTGGTTCCCATTATCCAGCTGTTACGTAATGATGTGTCTAATGACTTCTTCGGCGGCGAGAATTACACCGCGCGCGATGTGCTCAATCTTTTAGGTGGCGGCGGTTGGAAGGGTGGTCGTATGGACGATGACATGTCACATCGCATGGGCATGCATAGCCGCTATTAA
- a CDS encoding sensor domain-containing diguanylate cyclase codes for MNQASESEIVIRRLYQITNDYRKGFDIQIAQLLIMGLERFNLDIGILSKVDGNTYLVEHCVTPEGVELNRGDTFDYRSTYCEITCKSIRPICIEHCGKHDKYATHPAYQSFGLESYIGVPIFVNDELYGTLNFSSPTPYHREFKEFDIDVMRLMASWIEVELVRRQQERKLKELNEKLEYQALYDPLTHLPNRRCLFKTLNAEVEQLKGSLGKGTLAVVDIDFFKVVNDTYGHQMGDVVLKKVANVLSHNTQEGEFVARFGGEEFILWYPNKTPSCVEDKFMTLLQEMKKITLDRKPVTISIGACHFKLSTGDTKGERMSALDSLIKVADECLYIAKQNGRDQFISRPYHQEHSGS; via the coding sequence ATGAACCAAGCTAGTGAAAGTGAAATTGTTATACGCCGCTTGTATCAAATCACCAATGATTATCGAAAGGGTTTCGATATTCAGATCGCTCAGCTGCTTATCATGGGGCTTGAACGCTTCAACTTAGATATTGGTATCTTATCTAAAGTCGATGGTAATACTTATTTAGTTGAACACTGTGTCACACCCGAAGGCGTTGAACTCAATAGAGGGGACACCTTCGATTATCGCTCGACCTACTGTGAGATCACGTGTAAATCGATTAGGCCTATCTGCATTGAACACTGTGGTAAACATGATAAGTATGCGACTCATCCTGCCTACCAGTCATTTGGTCTGGAGTCTTATATTGGTGTCCCTATTTTCGTCAATGATGAGCTTTATGGCACCTTAAACTTTTCAAGCCCGACTCCTTATCATCGTGAATTCAAAGAGTTCGACATTGACGTGATGAGGTTAATGGCTTCATGGATAGAAGTGGAACTCGTTAGAAGACAGCAAGAACGAAAACTCAAAGAGCTAAACGAGAAGCTAGAGTACCAAGCTCTTTACGATCCTCTTACACACTTACCGAATAGACGCTGCTTGTTCAAAACGCTGAATGCGGAAGTAGAGCAGTTAAAAGGTTCTTTAGGAAAAGGGACACTCGCGGTTGTCGACATCGATTTTTTTAAGGTCGTTAATGATACTTACGGCCATCAAATGGGTGATGTTGTTTTAAAGAAAGTGGCGAACGTGTTGAGTCATAACACTCAAGAGGGAGAGTTTGTGGCGCGCTTTGGTGGCGAGGAGTTCATTCTTTGGTACCCCAATAAAACACCAAGTTGTGTTGAAGATAAGTTCATGACTCTTTTGCAAGAGATGAAGAAAATCACACTAGATAGAAAGCCAGTCACGATATCAATCGGTGCATGTCATTTCAAATTGAGTACTGGAGACACTAAAGGGGAAAGAATGTCGGCGTTAGACTCGTTAATCAAAGTTGCCGATGAATGCCTGTACATTGCTAAACAAAATGGACGAGATCAGTTTATTTCTCGTCCATATCATCAAGAACACTCCGGTTCGTAA
- a CDS encoding GNAT family N-acetyltransferase, whose amino-acid sequence MSIIVRRSEPSDAKGIKEVYECTNAYTGTLQLPNPSLESWQKRISNMPDNVYSYVAMIDDEIVGNLGMEVCVNPRRRHVASFGMGVKDDVLGKGVGSQLLATAIDLCDNWINIKRLELTVYTDNERAISLYKKFGFVIEGESAGFAFRNGEYVAAYHMARLV is encoded by the coding sequence ATGAGTATTATAGTGAGACGGTCTGAACCGTCAGATGCAAAGGGAATAAAAGAAGTTTACGAATGCACTAATGCTTATACCGGTACGCTGCAACTCCCAAATCCATCTCTGGAAAGCTGGCAGAAACGAATCTCTAATATGCCCGACAACGTGTACTCGTATGTCGCGATGATCGACGATGAGATTGTTGGTAATTTGGGAATGGAAGTGTGTGTAAACCCGAGAAGGCGTCATGTCGCTTCATTCGGTATGGGTGTTAAAGATGATGTATTAGGCAAAGGTGTCGGTAGCCAACTGCTCGCGACCGCGATCGACTTGTGTGATAACTGGATTAACATTAAACGACTGGAGCTCACCGTCTATACCGATAACGAACGAGCGATCAGCCTGTATAAGAAGTTTGGCTTCGTGATTGAAGGAGAGTCGGCTGGATTTGCCTTTAGAAATGGTGAATACGTTGCGGCTTATCACATGGCTCGACTGGTATAG
- a CDS encoding MFS transporter produces the protein MFDKDSPQYKRITQSLAIGSFIIFCNLYLFQPILPHMAEHFQVSETQINWLFAATTLGLSISLVPWAIASETFGRKPIILFSLFAIPVIGLSMVFTTTLLQLVIARAFMGIAVAAFAGVAVAYMVEELSPKAFAVAIGGYIAANSLGGIFGRVLGGLITDYFDWHATVLFFVVGSLLGALYIAYSLPDQQNFKPQKGLFFHHNRSVVMHLRNRTLWLAMLIGGANFALFVNLYSVMGFRLVSEPHSVPVGLASLIFLCYLAGTVSSKLSNKWTLRFDPLSGILMGVCISLVGMLVSAVDKVPFMLAGLLLISGGAFFAHTLAYSWVSQKAPSAKATATALYLVHYYIGGSLGGFLLLYCWQLFGWNGVIAGGSIFYIAIFAWVYQLKQLQGSTSKLAEA, from the coding sequence ATGTTTGATAAAGACAGTCCTCAATACAAACGCATCACCCAATCATTGGCGATTGGCTCGTTTATTATTTTCTGTAACCTTTACCTCTTTCAGCCTATCTTGCCGCACATGGCAGAGCACTTCCAAGTATCAGAAACTCAGATCAACTGGCTGTTTGCCGCAACGACACTTGGCCTTTCGATTAGCTTGGTGCCTTGGGCAATCGCATCTGAAACCTTCGGTCGAAAGCCTATTATTCTATTCAGCTTATTCGCAATTCCTGTGATTGGATTGAGCATGGTGTTCACGACAACCTTGCTACAACTGGTGATTGCGAGAGCTTTCATGGGAATTGCGGTCGCAGCTTTTGCTGGCGTAGCGGTTGCCTATATGGTCGAAGAGTTATCACCCAAAGCTTTTGCGGTCGCGATTGGTGGCTATATTGCGGCCAACTCATTAGGTGGGATTTTCGGGCGTGTATTAGGTGGCTTGATTACGGATTATTTCGACTGGCATGCGACTGTGTTGTTTTTCGTTGTCGGCTCTTTACTTGGCGCGCTCTATATTGCGTATAGCCTGCCTGACCAGCAAAACTTCAAACCACAGAAAGGGCTGTTCTTTCATCATAACCGCTCTGTAGTGATGCACTTAAGAAACCGCACCTTGTGGCTCGCGATGTTGATTGGGGGCGCTAACTTCGCGCTATTCGTTAACCTGTATTCGGTAATGGGCTTTAGGTTGGTATCCGAACCTCATTCAGTACCTGTTGGTTTGGCTTCACTCATATTCCTATGTTATTTGGCCGGAACGGTAAGTTCTAAACTCTCTAACAAATGGACACTTCGTTTTGATCCGTTAAGCGGAATATTGATGGGCGTGTGTATCAGCTTAGTTGGAATGCTCGTTTCTGCGGTCGATAAGGTTCCGTTCATGCTCGCTGGTTTATTGCTGATTAGTGGCGGTGCGTTCTTCGCCCATACCCTTGCCTACTCTTGGGTAAGTCAAAAAGCACCGAGCGCTAAGGCCACAGCAACCGCTCTTTACTTAGTCCACTATTACATAGGCGGGAGCTTGGGCGGTTTCTTACTCTTGTATTGTTGGCAACTGTTTGGCTGGAATGGTGTGATCGCAGGTGGTTCAATCTTCTATATTGCGATTTTTGCTTGGGTCTATCAGTTAAAACAACTTCAAGGATCAACCTCAAAGCTAGCTGAAGCTTAA
- a CDS encoding DUF1415 domain-containing protein → MSNTQSTDLQTIHDQVKQWLDDVVIGLNLCPFAAKPQRNKQIKIFVSEANTEEALLQDIMTHFVELDNTPVAELETTLVVVPNMLQDFFDYNMFIDWIEALIKQEDWEGVYQVATFHPDYCFGGADPEDDENLTNRSPYPVYHLIREASMEKVLKHYPNPEAIPDTNIARVESLTPVERRQLFPYLFS, encoded by the coding sequence ATGTCGAACACTCAAAGTACAGATCTTCAAACCATCCACGACCAAGTAAAACAATGGTTAGACGATGTCGTTATTGGCCTAAACCTGTGTCCATTCGCAGCCAAGCCACAACGTAATAAACAAATTAAGATCTTTGTGAGTGAAGCGAATACTGAAGAAGCGTTGTTGCAAGACATCATGACGCATTTCGTAGAGTTAGATAACACGCCAGTTGCGGAATTAGAGACGACGTTGGTGGTTGTACCTAACATGCTGCAAGATTTCTTCGACTACAACATGTTCATTGATTGGATTGAAGCCCTGATTAAGCAGGAAGACTGGGAAGGCGTTTATCAAGTAGCGACGTTCCACCCAGACTATTGCTTTGGTGGTGCAGATCCAGAAGACGATGAAAACCTAACGAATCGCTCACCGTATCCGGTTTACCATTTGATTCGTGAAGCAAGTATGGAAAAAGTGTTGAAGCACTACCCTAACCCTGAAGCGATTCCTGATACGAACATAGCAAGAGTTGAATCTTTAACGCCAGTGGAACGCCGTCAGCTGTTCCCTTATCTATTCAGCTAA
- the cydX gene encoding cytochrome bd-I oxidase subunit CydX: MWYFVWILGLFLASAFAVLNVISLEKSESETES, from the coding sequence ATGTGGTATTTTGTTTGGATATTAGGCTTATTCCTAGCCTCTGCATTTGCAGTTTTGAATGTCATTAGTTTAGAGAAAAGTGAGTCAGAAACTGAGTCTTAA